ATCAGGATGCCGGGAATCCCGCCAGATCTTTACTTGCGCGCAGGCGGAACGCAATACATGCTCTCCGATCGGAATGATGGCTCCGGTCTCCTCTGCAATATGGATGAAATCTTTCGGGTACAGGAGCCCCCTGTGAGGATGGTTCCAGCGCACCAAAGCCTCCGCGCCGACCGCCTTGTTGGTTGTTAGGGAGACGATCGGCTGATAATGGATGACCCACTCCTCCCGTTCAACGGCGCGCTTCAACTCCGCCTCCAGTCGAATTAACTCGACCGCATTGGTGTGCATGGTGGCGTCGAAGATCCGGTATTGATTCCCACCCTGTGCCTTTGCCACATACATGGCCGCATCCGCGTCACGAAGGAGTTCATCCGCTTTTGTGTACTTTTCGTTGAACAATGCGATACCGATGCTGGCGGTCGGGAAGCGCTCCACAGCGCCAAGCATGGTGGTCGTTTTCAATTGTGCCTTGATCCGGTTTGCGATCTGAAGCGCTTCGTTGATGTCAGGGATGGAGTTCAGGAGAATGGCAAATTCGTCTCCGCTCAGGCGGGAAACCGTATCTTCGTTCCGAATGCAATGCATTAAACGGTTGGCGATGGTGATCAGCAACTGGTCGCCAACTCCATGACCGAGGCTGTCATTGACCACTTTGAAGCGGTCAAGGTCAAGGAACATGACTGCAAACAGGTCGGATGGATTTCTTTTGATGCGCTCGAGTCGGTTTTGCAGCCGATCCAGGAAAAGGACCCGGTTTGGAAGCCCGGTCAGCGGGTCGTGAACGGCGTCGTGAGCGAGGCGTAACTCCGCGATTTTCCGGGCAGTGATGTCTGACTGTGATCCTGCCATTCGATACGGAGTATTCCTGGCGTCCCGGAAGGCCATTCCGCGGCTGAGAACCCAAAGATATTTTCCGGTAGCATGCTTGATCCGGTATTCACATTCGAAGTGGGAGCTCGTTCCCTTGAGGTGTGAGACCAGGTTTGCCTGGACGATTCTCTGGTCGTCTGGATGGATGCGATTGAACCATTCGTCAGTACCATTGCTGATCTGATCGTCCTTGAAGCCTAGAATCTCCTTCCAGCGGATTGAATAGTAGATTTCATTTGTCTGTAGGTTCCAGTCCCAGATGCCGTCATTGGCGGCGCGGACAGCCAGCGCATAGCGTTCTTCGCTTTCCCGCAGTTTCCGATTCATGCTGTGTTTGAAAAGCGCCATGGTAATGTTTGACTTCAATTCACGGGTGTCAAACGGCTTGAGGACGAAACCATATGCCTGGGCGAGCATGGCGGTTTGCAGGGTCATCGTATCGGCTTGTGTGCTGATAAAAACGACCGGAATATCCATATTGTCATGGATTTGCTTTGCTGCTTCGATGCTGCCCATTTTCCCCTTAAGGCGGATCTCTATCAAGACAAGATCCGGTTTTAGTTCTTCGACCATCTGAACAGTTGTTTCCCCGAGGCTGGCGATACCGACTACAATATATTCCAAATCTACCAGGATTTTGGAAAGGTCGCTGGCGGCTTGGGTGTCATCTTCCGCAATAACTATCCGCTCTTTTTGCATGATTCCTCAGGATCGGGATGAACTCAAACACCGCAAAGACGGATATTCAAGCGTGAACGCCCGTAGTTGAATCTTGGACTTGAAGATGAGAAGGCAATATCATTGTAGGT
This portion of the Anaerolineales bacterium genome encodes:
- a CDS encoding EAL domain-containing protein, which codes for MQKERIVIAEDDTQAASDLSKILVDLEYIVVGIASLGETTVQMVEELKPDLVLIEIRLKGKMGSIEAAKQIHDNMDIPVVFISTQADTMTLQTAMLAQAYGFVLKPFDTRELKSNITMALFKHSMNRKLRESEERYALAVRAANDGIWDWNLQTNEIYYSIRWKEILGFKDDQISNGTDEWFNRIHPDDQRIVQANLVSHLKGTSSHFECEYRIKHATGKYLWVLSRGMAFRDARNTPYRMAGSQSDITARKIAELRLAHDAVHDPLTGLPNRVLFLDRLQNRLERIKRNPSDLFAVMFLDLDRFKVVNDSLGHGVGDQLLITIANRLMHCIRNEDTVSRLSGDEFAILLNSIPDINEALQIANRIKAQLKTTTMLGAVERFPTASIGIALFNEKYTKADELLRDADAAMYVAKAQGGNQYRIFDATMHTNAVELIRLEAELKRAVEREEWVIHYQPIVSLTTNKAVGAEALVRWNHPHRGLLYPKDFIHIAEETGAIIPIGEHVLRSACAQVKIWRDSRHPDFWVSINLSARQFQDTELTKKVATILSLTGLDSKGLHLEITENVAIQDMEYTNSLLTELDRLGVQTSLDDFGTGYSSLSYLKQFPLKILKIDQSFIRDIQSNKKNESLIMAIIAMARSIGLEVVAEGVEKGEQLEFLRNQLCDNVQGYLLSHPVSASDMTRLLED